Proteins encoded together in one Corallococcus soli window:
- a CDS encoding glycosyltransferase family 2 protein: MSPARARVIIRLLLLPRGMPLFSVVIPTYNRASLLEQTLASVFAQTLTDHEVLVVDDGSTDGTSALLARYGDRIRVFRQDNAGQGVARNLGIREARGDYVAFLDSDDLWPPWTLATFQQVIREQGAPTVVMGRARAFQSPGELSDLEPVPFIARSFADYLASADATFVRTACAVAVRTEALRRVGGFSAKRISAEDYDLLYRLGIEPGFVYVESPVTLGYRQHAESSSRDFDRGYEGTLFLLEQERRGSYPGGAARRRERLAMLLFGLRHVTHWMLEHGRSRQALALYARGLRFHRVVPRWRYLLGFPPWVLAASLRSRR; encoded by the coding sequence ATGTCGCCCGCGAGGGCGCGGGTTATCATCCGGCTCCTCCTGCTCCCGCGCGGCATGCCCCTCTTCTCCGTCGTCATTCCGACCTACAACCGGGCCTCGCTCCTGGAACAGACGCTGGCCTCGGTCTTCGCCCAGACGCTGACGGACCATGAGGTCCTCGTCGTGGACGACGGCTCCACGGACGGCACGTCCGCGCTGCTCGCCCGCTACGGGGACCGGATCCGCGTGTTCCGGCAGGACAACGCGGGCCAGGGCGTGGCCCGCAACCTGGGCATCCGCGAGGCCCGGGGCGACTACGTGGCCTTCCTCGACAGCGACGACCTGTGGCCGCCCTGGACGCTGGCCACGTTCCAGCAGGTCATCCGGGAGCAGGGTGCCCCCACGGTGGTGATGGGCCGGGCCCGCGCCTTCCAGTCGCCCGGGGAGCTGTCGGACCTGGAGCCCGTGCCCTTCATCGCGCGCTCCTTCGCGGACTACCTGGCCAGCGCGGACGCGACGTTCGTCCGCACCGCGTGCGCGGTGGCCGTGCGCACCGAAGCGCTGCGCCGGGTGGGGGGCTTCAGCGCGAAGCGGATCAGCGCCGAGGACTATGACCTGCTGTACCGCCTGGGCATCGAGCCCGGCTTCGTCTACGTGGAGTCGCCGGTGACGCTGGGCTATCGCCAGCACGCGGAGTCGTCCTCGCGGGACTTCGACCGGGGCTACGAAGGCACGCTGTTCCTCCTGGAGCAGGAGCGACGCGGCAGCTATCCAGGAGGCGCCGCGCGTCGCCGTGAGCGACTGGCGATGCTCCTCTTCGGGCTGCGACACGTGACGCACTGGATGCTGGAGCACGGCCGGAGCCGCCAGGCCCTGGCCCTCTATGCACGCGGGCTTCGCTTCCACCGCGTGGTGCCCCGGTGGCGCTACCTGCTGGGGTTCCCGCCGTGGGTGCTCGCGGCGTCGCTCCGGTCCCGGCGCTGA
- a CDS encoding acyltransferase family protein: MSKVAERPALPALTGLRFLAAMGVLAYHCYCAPCSPVLPQGLGRLIGAGFSTVSLFFILSGFILAYTYLEDGDGMRGTWTAFYRARFARLYPVYLVSLLVDVPLFVRAIHQASPPADVGEVLRISGATLTLTQGWLTLHRPTWNIVAWTLSVEAFFYLLFPLVGPWLARRRSRVLAGLAVGAWLLGTTPMLAADAAARLPETGGALATFLRGWGLISTEAIPLARLPEFLIGLCLGLVFCRREHLAARAWARTAAFLIIGGGLAVGLMRLPGPPSPLVQSAVMVPLFTASIYLLASGLVGRGLGLGTRGMVLLGGASYALYMTHGSLMNYALALNTRTLGMPHNVLALLVAPVAVGVSVLLFRRVEEPMRHRLRALRRPRAAPPPEPGPGVAGS; encoded by the coding sequence GTGAGCAAGGTGGCCGAGCGCCCCGCACTGCCCGCCCTCACCGGCCTGCGCTTCCTCGCGGCGATGGGGGTGCTGGCCTATCACTGCTACTGCGCGCCCTGCTCCCCCGTGCTGCCCCAGGGCCTGGGCCGGCTCATCGGCGCGGGCTTCTCCACCGTCAGCCTGTTCTTCATCCTGTCCGGCTTCATCCTCGCGTACACCTACCTGGAGGACGGCGACGGGATGCGCGGCACCTGGACCGCCTTCTACCGCGCGCGCTTCGCGAGGCTGTATCCGGTGTACCTCGTCTCCCTGCTGGTGGACGTGCCGCTGTTCGTGCGCGCCATCCACCAGGCATCCCCGCCGGCGGACGTGGGCGAGGTGCTGCGCATCAGCGGCGCGACGCTCACGCTCACGCAAGGGTGGCTGACGCTGCACCGGCCCACCTGGAACATCGTCGCGTGGACGCTGTCGGTGGAGGCGTTCTTCTACCTGCTCTTCCCGCTGGTGGGCCCGTGGCTGGCACGGCGGCGCTCCCGGGTGCTCGCGGGCCTCGCGGTCGGCGCGTGGCTGCTGGGCACCACGCCGATGCTCGCCGCCGACGCGGCTGCGCGGCTGCCGGAGACGGGCGGAGCGCTCGCGACGTTCCTCCGAGGCTGGGGGCTGATCTCCACGGAGGCCATCCCGCTCGCGCGGCTGCCGGAGTTCCTCATCGGGCTGTGCCTGGGGCTGGTGTTCTGCCGGCGCGAGCACCTGGCGGCTCGCGCGTGGGCCCGGACGGCGGCCTTCCTGATCATCGGCGGTGGGCTCGCGGTGGGCCTGATGCGACTGCCGGGACCGCCATCGCCGCTGGTGCAGTCCGCGGTGATGGTGCCGCTGTTCACCGCGAGCATCTACCTCCTCGCGAGCGGGCTGGTGGGGCGCGGCCTGGGGCTGGGAACGCGGGGGATGGTGCTGCTGGGCGGCGCCAGCTACGCGCTCTACATGACCCACGGCTCGCTGATGAACTACGCGCTGGCATTGAACACGCGCACGCTGGGGATGCCCCACAACGTGCTCGCGCTGCTCGTGGCGCCCGTGGCCGTGGGCGTGTCCGTGCTCCTCTTCCGACGCGTCGAGGAGCCCATGCGGCACCGGCTCCGGGCCCTGCGTCGTCCCCGCGCGGCCCCTCCGCCCGAGCCAGGACCGGGCGTCGCGGGGAGCTGA
- a CDS encoding oligosaccharide flippase family protein → MSSPSTSAPELGTSDVKVRAQRSIVALGLRTLGSLGLRVVSSLALSRLLFPGDYGAFAIVAFTAAMGAYLGDLGLSASLVRQQHEPTEDEISTAFWSHQAFTVAIVAVLLGLAPMLAGAYELGPTGPLMVSAVALGLFFHSLRVIPIMMLERNLHFPAIARAELVESVAQTAATIGLAALHLGPWALIGGGLVRGAVGLGMLWAAASWRPRGSVRWAIVKRLLGFGIWFQLTGIVPAILNGWVPLVVGRMEGKDAVGLVNWAWALASVPLALSGVLNRVAYPAYSRMQQDAEGLAEYLRTSIRRISAVLCIIVPFGVIALPFLIPTLFGERWSPASALVQWFMLEGAMQAVHGLLNSQQYASGHARERVYVLIGSSLLRCGLGALAVLHWGIVGIGVTTTAITLTELCLSAWLVARRNPHLSGLEFQVMEPFLTVGALLAFAVGLSRFAMGQHGLLVQALVGTGMLAVLVLARERSRRGLSLVGEVRAVVAHVRGRKAAP, encoded by the coding sequence ATGAGCAGTCCCTCCACCTCCGCACCGGAGCTGGGCACCTCGGACGTGAAGGTCCGGGCCCAACGCTCCATCGTCGCCCTGGGCCTCCGGACGCTCGGCTCCCTGGGCCTGCGCGTGGTGAGCTCGCTCGCCCTGTCGCGCCTGCTCTTCCCGGGGGACTACGGCGCCTTCGCCATCGTGGCCTTCACCGCCGCGATGGGCGCGTACCTGGGCGACCTGGGCCTCAGCGCTTCGCTGGTGCGCCAGCAGCACGAACCCACCGAGGATGAGATCAGCACCGCGTTCTGGAGCCACCAGGCCTTCACCGTCGCCATCGTGGCGGTGCTGCTGGGGCTCGCGCCGATGCTCGCGGGCGCCTATGAGCTGGGGCCCACCGGCCCGCTCATGGTGAGCGCCGTCGCGCTGGGGCTGTTCTTCCACTCGCTGCGCGTCATCCCCATCATGATGCTGGAGCGCAACCTCCACTTCCCCGCCATCGCGCGCGCGGAGCTGGTGGAGAGCGTGGCGCAGACGGCGGCCACCATCGGGCTCGCCGCGCTGCACCTGGGCCCGTGGGCGCTCATCGGCGGCGGCCTGGTGCGCGGCGCGGTGGGGCTGGGCATGCTGTGGGCCGCGGCGTCGTGGCGTCCACGCGGCAGCGTGCGGTGGGCCATCGTCAAGCGGCTGCTCGGCTTCGGCATCTGGTTCCAGCTCACCGGCATCGTGCCCGCCATCCTCAATGGCTGGGTGCCGCTCGTCGTGGGCCGCATGGAGGGCAAGGACGCGGTGGGCCTGGTGAACTGGGCGTGGGCGCTGGCCTCCGTGCCGCTCGCGCTCAGCGGCGTGCTCAACCGCGTGGCGTACCCCGCGTACAGCCGCATGCAGCAGGACGCGGAGGGGCTCGCGGAGTACCTGCGCACCTCCATCCGCCGCATCAGCGCGGTGCTCTGCATCATCGTGCCCTTCGGCGTCATCGCGCTGCCGTTCCTCATCCCCACGCTCTTCGGCGAGCGCTGGAGCCCGGCGTCCGCGCTGGTGCAGTGGTTCATGTTGGAAGGCGCGATGCAGGCGGTGCACGGCCTGCTGAACTCCCAGCAGTACGCCAGCGGCCATGCGCGGGAGCGGGTGTACGTGCTCATCGGCTCCAGCCTGCTGCGCTGCGGCCTGGGCGCGCTGGCGGTGCTGCACTGGGGCATCGTGGGCATTGGCGTCACGACCACGGCCATCACGCTCACCGAGCTGTGCCTGAGCGCGTGGCTGGTGGCCCGGCGCAACCCGCACCTGTCGGGCCTGGAGTTCCAGGTGATGGAGCCGTTCCTCACGGTGGGCGCGCTGCTCGCGTTCGCTGTGGGGCTGTCGCGCTTCGCCATGGGCCAGCACGGGCTGCTGGTGCAGGCGCTGGTGGGGACCGGGATGCTGGCGGTGCTGGTCCTCGCGCGCGAGCGTTCGCGGCGGGGACTGTCCCTCGTGGGTGAGGTGCGCGCCGTCGTGGCCCACGTCCGGGGACGGAAGGCCGCGCCGTGA
- a CDS encoding ROK family protein: MADTSAKNGHGAEKGSSHDRARIWGGIDLGGTKIEAVVVDARGEVLGRARHVTPVSGGPGQVVKELYGTLGEAAQTAGTEPSKLAGVGVGAPGSVDANSGTLARTGNVAGGWDAPYPIASDLGDLVGGRVVMGNDVQVAVAAEYKLGAGRNYRSILGVWWGTGVGGGLVLNGVPWRGQGSAGEIGHMVVKPGGARCGCGRRGCLEAYAGRASMERKAHAAVKKGRKTILFDIMRDKGRTRLSSGVWARALKEKDPLATELIDRAVAMLGMTIASVINLLDVEAVIFGGGLGSRLGAPFVDRIAEAMHPHLFITERKPAMHVAELGDLSGAIGAALLAGPQM, encoded by the coding sequence ATGGCCGACACTTCAGCGAAGAACGGACACGGGGCGGAGAAGGGGTCGTCGCACGACCGGGCCCGCATCTGGGGAGGCATCGACCTGGGGGGCACCAAGATTGAGGCGGTCGTCGTGGATGCGCGCGGCGAGGTGCTGGGCCGCGCCCGCCACGTGACACCCGTCAGCGGGGGGCCGGGCCAGGTGGTGAAGGAGCTGTATGGCACGCTGGGCGAGGCGGCGCAGACGGCGGGCACCGAACCCTCGAAGCTCGCGGGCGTGGGGGTGGGAGCGCCCGGGTCGGTGGACGCGAACAGCGGCACGCTCGCGCGCACGGGCAACGTGGCGGGTGGCTGGGACGCGCCGTATCCCATCGCCTCGGACCTGGGCGACCTCGTGGGCGGCAGGGTGGTGATGGGCAACGACGTGCAGGTCGCGGTCGCGGCCGAGTACAAGCTGGGCGCGGGCCGCAACTACCGCTCCATCCTGGGCGTGTGGTGGGGCACGGGCGTGGGCGGAGGGCTGGTGCTCAACGGCGTGCCGTGGCGCGGTCAGGGCTCCGCCGGAGAGATTGGCCACATGGTGGTGAAGCCCGGCGGCGCGCGGTGCGGCTGCGGCCGGCGAGGCTGCCTGGAAGCCTACGCGGGCCGGGCGTCCATGGAACGCAAGGCGCACGCCGCGGTGAAGAAGGGCAGGAAGACGATCCTCTTCGACATCATGCGCGACAAGGGGCGCACGCGCCTGTCGAGCGGCGTTTGGGCGCGGGCGCTGAAGGAGAAGGATCCGCTGGCGACGGAGCTCATCGACCGCGCGGTGGCAATGCTGGGCATGACCATCGCGTCCGTCATCAACCTGCTGGACGTGGAGGCGGTCATCTTCGGCGGGGGGCTGGGGTCGCGGCTGGGGGCACCCTTCGTGGACCGCATCGCGGAGGCCATGCACCCGCACCTGTTCATCACGGAGCGCAAGCCCGCGATGCACGTGGCGGAGCTGGGCGACCTGTCCGGCGCCATCGGCGCGGCGCTGCTCGCGGGCCCGCAGATGTAA
- a CDS encoding acyltransferase family protein: MAPSLPLPAPASMDPLASPEPARTVRRDGLDVLRAVAILSVLAFHAPANAREALPAWVRAGFGQGWIGVDLFFVLSGYLIGRQVFGPEEPGGLGANLRTFWTKRWMRTLPLYFIVLAAYALKPWVFGTPFVGGGWHYALFLQNFTDLRDFEQSWSLCVEEHFYLLLPLAAFGLGGRRWPAPAWLVPIAVSLLLRFFTRSTLPEGLDASEVWVRLQWPTFQHLDGLCAGVFLARTAPTWQRWPARARALCGVLGLATVVAMLGVCVPRLQQLGGVWLITGLAVGFSGLLVAMESLRLPTAVRWPVYQVSALSYGAYLWFGPIVRAFERRGIAGPPALTLLAFLAATLAVSWVTYQAVEQPCLRLRDRLLARFKEARRSVTALGG; the protein is encoded by the coding sequence ATGGCGCCCTCCCTTCCCCTCCCCGCGCCCGCATCAATGGATCCGCTCGCATCCCCGGAGCCCGCGCGGACGGTGCGCAGGGATGGACTGGACGTGCTGCGGGCTGTCGCCATCCTCTCGGTGCTCGCCTTCCACGCGCCCGCGAACGCGCGGGAAGCGCTGCCCGCCTGGGTGCGCGCGGGCTTCGGCCAGGGGTGGATTGGCGTGGACCTGTTCTTCGTCCTGTCGGGCTACCTCATCGGCCGGCAGGTCTTCGGCCCGGAGGAGCCCGGCGGCCTGGGCGCGAACCTGCGCACCTTCTGGACGAAGCGGTGGATGCGCACGCTGCCGCTGTACTTCATCGTCCTCGCCGCGTACGCGCTGAAGCCGTGGGTGTTCGGCACGCCGTTCGTCGGCGGAGGCTGGCACTACGCGCTCTTCCTCCAGAACTTCACCGACCTGCGCGACTTCGAGCAGAGCTGGTCGCTGTGCGTGGAGGAGCACTTCTACCTGCTGCTGCCGCTCGCGGCGTTCGGGCTGGGCGGTCGCAGGTGGCCGGCCCCGGCCTGGCTCGTGCCCATCGCCGTGAGCCTGCTCCTGCGCTTCTTCACGCGGTCCACGCTTCCGGAAGGACTGGACGCGTCGGAGGTCTGGGTGCGGTTGCAGTGGCCCACGTTCCAGCACCTGGACGGGCTCTGCGCGGGCGTCTTCCTGGCCCGGACGGCTCCGACGTGGCAGCGCTGGCCCGCGCGGGCACGGGCCCTGTGCGGGGTGCTGGGGCTCGCGACGGTGGTGGCGATGCTGGGCGTGTGCGTCCCCCGGCTCCAGCAGCTTGGTGGCGTCTGGCTCATCACCGGGCTGGCGGTGGGCTTCAGCGGCCTGCTGGTCGCGATGGAGTCCCTGCGCCTGCCGACGGCGGTGCGGTGGCCGGTGTACCAGGTGTCGGCGCTCTCCTACGGAGCCTATCTGTGGTTCGGTCCCATCGTGCGCGCCTTCGAGCGGCGGGGCATCGCGGGGCCTCCGGCGCTGACGCTGCTGGCATTCCTGGCGGCGACCCTCGCGGTCTCCTGGGTGACGTACCAGGCGGTGGAGCAGCCGTGCTTGCGGCTGCGGGACCGACTGCTGGCGCGGTTCAAGGAAGCACGCCGGAGCGTCACCGCCCTGGGCGGCTGA
- a CDS encoding acyltransferase family protein — MVVAPRPSLPALTGLRFFAALHVVAFHVTPREGRPAWLGALLDNGPASVTLFFILSGFVLAQAYLGQPSPGPVPRRAFWVARFARVYPVYLLGLMLEAPAFFLAVLRQDGGPTLASLQHILGVGAAVVSLTQAWVPSAACAWNCPGWSLSVEAFFYLLFPVLAVPVARLGPKGLRGFGVALVAVSALLSGLWLVGDGWLSGDAVHRETWLRVGEYSPLLKLPQFLLGVVLGRAFVLRRGEQAVGSPAGSLMAAGLALGLLTVSWSGTAWAFRDLALTPVFAWLIWTLARGHGPLAAFLSRAPVVRLGEASYALYILHVPLAFYVRTAERLSGVGLERRAPWGYSLLAITLFVLLSLAVFSWLEEPARRWIRARWSRPRPIPLSASSGLL, encoded by the coding sequence ATGGTTGTCGCGCCGCGCCCCTCGCTCCCGGCCCTGACCGGACTCCGCTTCTTCGCCGCGCTCCACGTCGTGGCCTTCCACGTGACGCCGCGTGAGGGGCGGCCCGCGTGGCTGGGTGCCCTCCTCGACAACGGTCCGGCGAGCGTCACCCTGTTCTTCATCCTGTCCGGCTTCGTGCTGGCCCAGGCGTATCTGGGGCAGCCGTCGCCCGGTCCGGTGCCCCGGCGCGCGTTCTGGGTGGCGCGCTTCGCCCGCGTCTATCCCGTCTACCTGCTGGGCCTGATGCTGGAGGCGCCGGCCTTCTTCTTGGCCGTGTTGCGACAGGACGGGGGACCCACCCTGGCGTCGCTCCAGCACATCCTCGGCGTGGGCGCCGCGGTGGTGAGCCTCACGCAAGCATGGGTGCCGTCCGCGGCCTGCGCGTGGAACTGCCCGGGCTGGTCGTTGTCCGTCGAGGCCTTCTTCTACCTGCTCTTCCCCGTGCTGGCCGTGCCCGTGGCCCGGCTCGGCCCGAAGGGGCTGCGCGGGTTCGGCGTGGCGCTGGTCGCGGTCTCGGCGCTGCTGTCCGGGCTGTGGCTCGTGGGGGACGGGTGGCTTTCGGGCGACGCCGTGCACCGGGAGACCTGGCTCCGCGTGGGCGAATACTCACCGCTGCTCAAGCTGCCGCAGTTCCTGCTGGGGGTGGTGCTGGGCCGCGCCTTCGTGCTGCGTCGCGGCGAGCAGGCGGTGGGCTCGCCAGCGGGGAGCTTGATGGCGGCGGGGCTCGCGCTGGGGCTGCTCACGGTGTCGTGGTCGGGCACGGCCTGGGCCTTCCGGGACCTGGCGCTGACCCCCGTGTTCGCCTGGCTCATCTGGACGCTGGCACGCGGGCACGGTCCGCTGGCGGCCTTCCTCTCGCGAGCCCCCGTGGTGCGCCTGGGCGAAGCCAGCTACGCGCTCTACATCCTCCACGTGCCCCTGGCGTTCTATGTCCGCACGGCGGAGCGCCTGTCCGGGGTCGGCCTGGAGCGCCGTGCGCCGTGGGGCTACAGCCTGCTGGCCATCACGTTGTTCGTGCTCCTGTCGCTGGCCGTTTTCTCGTGGCTGGAGGAGCCCGCGCGGCGCTGGATCCGGGCCCGGTGGTCGCGGCCCCGCCCCATTCCCCTGTCCGCCTCCAGCGGCCTGCTATGA
- a CDS encoding glycosyltransferase family 4 protein, whose protein sequence is MRVLLAIHHPLTQDMGAPGVTLALGRALQAQGCTVDYYSYSEAWPGEQHHTALHGVGFPWKLAAHLARVARDYDVLDVTTGDSWPWARAGRPGASRRHALITRSHGLEHTLSERLRGDAREGKLHLSWKYPLYHGGFRLQEVAWSLRLSDHAVLLNAEDATYARERLRIPASKLSVIPHGLGEAFHGLPLPAPLAEGPLRLATVATFIQLKGREDVIAAAIRLHALGLPFTLTLYGTGTPEPQVRAAFPPHLQSLLRVVPHYAHATLPGLLAQEEVILFPSHTEGHGMALVEAMASGLVPVATPVGVAPSIVHPGRTGLLVPIGDVDALVAAVRELAADPHRRYALRRAAQAEVQRLTWPDIASRTCALYEEALRVRAAGSK, encoded by the coding sequence ATGCGCGTGCTCCTGGCCATCCACCATCCGCTGACCCAGGACATGGGCGCCCCGGGCGTGACGCTCGCGCTGGGCCGCGCGCTCCAGGCCCAGGGCTGCACGGTGGACTACTACAGCTACAGCGAGGCCTGGCCCGGTGAGCAGCACCACACCGCGCTGCATGGCGTCGGCTTCCCCTGGAAGCTCGCCGCGCACCTCGCCCGCGTGGCGCGCGACTACGACGTGCTGGACGTCACCACCGGGGACTCGTGGCCCTGGGCGCGCGCCGGACGCCCCGGCGCGTCCCGCCGTCATGCGCTGATCACTCGCAGCCACGGCCTGGAGCACACCCTCTCCGAACGACTCCGGGGCGACGCCCGCGAGGGCAAGCTGCACCTGAGCTGGAAGTACCCGCTGTACCACGGCGGCTTCCGTCTCCAGGAGGTGGCGTGGTCGCTGCGCCTGTCGGACCACGCGGTGCTCCTCAACGCGGAGGACGCCACCTACGCGCGTGAGCGGCTGCGCATCCCCGCGTCGAAGCTGAGCGTCATCCCGCATGGGCTCGGGGAGGCCTTCCACGGGCTCCCCCTGCCGGCGCCGCTCGCGGAGGGCCCCTTGCGCCTCGCGACCGTGGCCACCTTCATCCAGCTCAAGGGCCGCGAGGACGTCATCGCGGCGGCGATCCGCCTTCACGCGCTGGGCCTGCCCTTCACGCTGACCCTGTACGGCACCGGCACCCCCGAGCCCCAGGTCCGCGCCGCCTTCCCCCCGCACCTCCAATCCCTGCTGCGCGTGGTGCCGCACTACGCCCACGCGACGCTGCCCGGCCTGCTCGCGCAGGAAGAGGTGATCCTCTTCCCCAGCCACACGGAGGGCCATGGCATGGCGCTGGTGGAGGCCATGGCCTCGGGCCTCGTGCCCGTCGCCACCCCGGTGGGCGTGGCCCCCTCCATCGTGCACCCCGGCCGCACGGGCCTGCTCGTGCCCATCGGGGACGTGGACGCGCTGGTGGCGGCGGTGCGCGAACTCGCGGCGGATCCACACAGGCGGTACGCCCTGCGCCGCGCGGCCCAGGCGGAGGTCCAGAGGCTTACCTGGCCCGACATCGCCTCGCGGACCTGCGCGCTTTACGAAGAAGCCCTGCGTGTCCGGGCTGCTGGCAGCAAGTAG
- a CDS encoding MraY family glycosyltransferase, with protein MTTFFAAFLVSLLVALALTWIVRERALAWGWLDPTNSSRKVHVRPVPRLGGIGIVGGFFAPLCALFLVDSGVGLQFRAQTDLILGLFLGGAVIAVLGFYDDRKGAGAKLKFSVQLAVALGLYALGFRIEVLANPFGAELSLGLLSLPLTAVWVVGVINALNLIDGLDGLAGGVAFFGVGTHFLLALMRGDVLLCLLMAALAGAILGFLVFNFNPASIFMGDTGSMFLGFVLAAVSIKTSSKSGTAVALLVPVMALGLPIIDTLLAMVRRSLLGRPMFSADKEHIHHRLMSRLLLTHRSTVLVLYALCMLFMLTALGLHFANSVQSALLLSGMGVVIVVLMRKLGYLDMRHAGAVQQTRQRNQQLRTLVKSVTGSVRSAGSLQDVWNALRPLAQGLDAARQELRLRRPHEQDTEGVVFESQRPEAGASSPLEVRVEVKDGEALLGTLLLCWRDGRDAIDRDEELALEVVADAVAERTAQLAALEAAEPKRVIALRR; from the coding sequence ATGACCACCTTCTTCGCCGCCTTCCTGGTTTCGCTCCTCGTGGCGCTGGCGCTCACGTGGATCGTCCGCGAGCGCGCGCTGGCGTGGGGGTGGTTGGATCCGACGAACTCCAGCCGCAAGGTGCACGTGCGGCCCGTCCCCAGGCTGGGGGGCATTGGCATCGTGGGCGGCTTCTTCGCGCCGCTGTGCGCGCTGTTCCTCGTGGACTCGGGCGTGGGCCTCCAGTTCCGCGCGCAGACGGACCTCATCCTGGGGCTCTTCCTGGGCGGCGCGGTGATCGCGGTGCTGGGGTTCTACGACGACCGCAAGGGCGCGGGCGCGAAGCTGAAGTTCTCCGTGCAGCTCGCGGTGGCGCTGGGGCTGTACGCGCTGGGCTTCCGCATCGAGGTGCTGGCCAACCCCTTCGGCGCGGAGCTGTCGCTGGGGCTCCTGAGCCTGCCCCTGACGGCGGTGTGGGTGGTGGGCGTCATCAACGCGCTCAACCTCATCGACGGGTTGGACGGGCTGGCGGGCGGGGTCGCGTTCTTCGGCGTGGGCACCCACTTCCTGCTCGCGCTGATGCGCGGGGACGTGCTGCTGTGCCTGCTGATGGCGGCGCTCGCGGGCGCCATCCTCGGGTTCCTGGTGTTCAACTTCAACCCGGCCTCCATCTTCATGGGGGACACGGGCAGCATGTTCCTGGGCTTCGTGCTCGCGGCGGTGTCCATCAAGACGTCGTCGAAGAGCGGCACCGCCGTGGCGCTGCTCGTGCCGGTGATGGCGCTGGGCCTGCCCATCATCGACACGCTGCTGGCCATGGTGCGCCGCTCGCTCTTGGGCAGACCCATGTTCAGCGCGGACAAGGAGCACATCCACCACCGGCTGATGAGCCGCCTGCTGCTCACCCACCGCTCCACCGTGCTGGTGCTCTACGCGCTGTGCATGCTCTTCATGCTCACCGCGCTGGGGCTGCACTTCGCCAACAGCGTCCAGAGCGCGTTGCTGCTCAGCGGCATGGGCGTCGTCATCGTGGTGCTGATGCGCAAGCTGGGCTACCTGGACATGCGCCACGCGGGCGCCGTCCAGCAGACGCGCCAGCGCAACCAGCAGCTGCGCACGCTGGTGAAGTCCGTCACCGGTTCAGTGCGCTCGGCGGGCTCGCTCCAGGACGTGTGGAACGCCCTGCGCCCCCTGGCGCAGGGCCTGGACGCGGCACGGCAGGAGCTGCGCCTGCGCCGCCCGCATGAGCAGGACACGGAGGGCGTCGTCTTCGAGTCGCAGCGCCCGGAGGCCGGCGCCTCCTCCCCGCTGGAGGTGCGCGTCGAGGTGAAGGACGGAGAGGCCCTGCTCGGCACGCTGCTGCTGTGCTGGCGCGACGGGCGGGACGCCATCGACCGCGACGAGGAGCTGGCGCTGGAGGTGGTCGCGGACGCGGTGGCCGAGCGCACCGCGCAGCTCGCGGCCCTGGAGGCCGCCGAGCCCAAGCGCGTCATCGCGTTGCGGCGGTGA
- a CDS encoding nucleotidyltransferase family protein: MSPVRPLAPLALLTLLEAWPEAPATPVPPEEADALVKAAVRHGLAGFVEHALSRAGTALPEEAHALLRREARAGAARGMGVRALLVRGVEALAAVDVVPVLLKGYGLARRLYPEPLQRATTDVDLLVARAQVPCAVHALEGLGLTVRASGGDRDDTHHLELTGPAGLVELHYRALAGYGQALEGDALVARAEDAELDGLRVRYLRAEDEAVYLALHASNHLLQRLAWLFDLKLLARAKPHLDWDGVVACARETGLPHLAWYAWDAAHRLLGAPVPERVLQALAPPVWQRALAARLFSGPRLLDAALARNKPAWVAAKLALAPRVRPMARYALRRLRGRWARGG, from the coding sequence GTGAGCCCCGTGCGTCCGCTCGCGCCCCTGGCCCTGCTGACGCTGCTGGAGGCCTGGCCGGAAGCCCCCGCCACGCCCGTGCCGCCGGAGGAAGCGGACGCGCTGGTGAAGGCCGCCGTGCGCCACGGCCTCGCGGGCTTCGTCGAACACGCGCTGTCCCGCGCGGGCACAGCCCTGCCGGAGGAGGCCCATGCCCTGCTGCGCCGTGAAGCGCGCGCGGGCGCGGCACGGGGCATGGGGGTGCGGGCGCTGCTCGTGCGCGGCGTGGAGGCCCTGGCTGCGGTGGACGTGGTGCCGGTGCTGCTCAAGGGCTATGGCCTTGCGCGCAGGCTGTACCCGGAGCCGCTCCAGCGGGCGACCACGGACGTGGACCTGCTCGTGGCGCGCGCGCAGGTGCCGTGCGCGGTGCACGCGCTCGAAGGGCTGGGCCTGACGGTGCGGGCCAGCGGCGGGGACCGCGACGACACGCACCACCTGGAGCTCACCGGCCCCGCAGGGCTGGTGGAGCTGCACTACCGGGCGCTCGCTGGCTACGGCCAGGCGCTGGAGGGCGACGCGCTGGTGGCCCGCGCGGAGGACGCGGAGCTGGACGGCCTGCGCGTGCGCTACCTGCGCGCGGAGGATGAAGCCGTGTACCTGGCCCTCCACGCCTCCAACCACCTGCTCCAGCGGCTGGCGTGGCTGTTCGATTTGAAGCTGCTGGCGCGGGCGAAGCCCCACCTGGACTGGGATGGGGTGGTGGCGTGCGCGCGGGAGACGGGCCTGCCCCACCTGGCGTGGTACGCGTGGGACGCGGCGCACCGGCTGCTGGGGGCGCCCGTGCCGGAGCGCGTGCTCCAGGCGCTGGCCCCGCCCGTGTGGCAGCGCGCGCTGGCGGCCCGGCTGTTCTCCGGGCCCCGGCTGCTGGACGCGGCGCTGGCCCGGAACAAGCCGGCCTGGGTGGCCGCGAAGCTCGCGCTGGCGCCCCGGGTCCGGCCCATGGCGCGCTACGCGCTGCGCCGGCTGCGCGGGCGCTGGGCACGCGGCGGATAG